One Carassius carassius unplaced genomic scaffold, fCarCar2.1 SCAFFOLD_137, whole genome shotgun sequence genomic window carries:
- the LOC132139436 gene encoding serine/threonine-protein kinase 32B-like — translation MKHLIRSLLTRDPSSRPSSLSEVQASPYLADVDWDAVLQKSVPPGFVPNKRRLNCDPTFELEEMILESRPLHKKKKRLAKSRNQPSNPLPTHMQRSLDSLAEDFIAFNREKYVCLI, via the exons CTCCTAACCAGAGACCCCTCAAGTCGCCCGTCGAGTCTGTCTGAGGTCCAGGCGTCTCCGTATCTGGCGGATGTGGATTGGGATGCCGTGCTGCAGAAATCCGTCCCACCTGGATTCGTTCCAAAC AAGCGCCGTCTGAACTGCGACCCCACATTTGAGCTTGAGGAGATGATCCTGGAGTCCCGTCCGCTGCACAAGAAGAAGAAACGCCTGGCCAAGAGCAGAAACCAACCCTCCAACCCGCTG CCGACGCACATGCAGAGAAGTTTAGACTCGCTGGCAGAAGATTTCATTGCCTTCAACAGAGAAAAGTACGTTTGTCTGATTTAA